The following are encoded together in the Vigna unguiculata cultivar IT97K-499-35 chromosome 2, ASM411807v1, whole genome shotgun sequence genome:
- the LOC114173533 gene encoding uncharacterized protein LOC114173533, whose protein sequence is MQDPRIPLSEEIMNNKPRKKKNTTQKTLFQLKGNDVKEDGQTSLSLKSTQKGSKRPLITEVSPTFQRQEGSNSDSLPDSSAAGNEYRALRRKYLLLEDESFALGEELKEVEDEVKSLEEEKIALLDQLVVMEGLVDPSMQS, encoded by the coding sequence ATGCAAGATCCAAGAATTCCTTTGTCAGAAGAGATCATGAATAATAAAccaaggaagaagaaaaacacaACCCAGAAGACTTTATTTCAGTTGAAAGGGAATGATGTCAAGGAAGATGGGCAGACATCTCTGTCTTTAAAATCGACACAGAAGGGTTCCAAGAGACCACTGATAACTGAAGTTTCTCCAACTTTTCAGAGACAAGAAGGTTCTAATTCAGATTCATTGCCTGACTCCTCTGCAGCTGGAAACGAGTATCGTGCGTTGAGGCGGAAGTATTTACTACTTGAAGATGAGAGCTTTGCATTGGGGGAAGAATTAaaagaggttgaagatgaagtAAAATCCCTTGAAGAGGAAAAAATTGCTTTGCTGGATCAGCTTGTTGTGATGGAAGGTCTTGTTGATCCATCTATGCAGTCTTAG